DNA sequence from the Vicia villosa cultivar HV-30 ecotype Madison, WI linkage group LG3, Vvil1.0, whole genome shotgun sequence genome:
TTATAATTCCTCCTTCTCCTATGGTCCTGAGTTATCTAAAAAATTTGCTTGTTTTCAAGATATCTTCCCAATGTCAAAGCTTTGTAGATTATAGAACAAACTGTTATTACAgttattttttaatcttttgtttTGCATACatgtaaatgatttatgtttgaatattcATGCACGCTAAGAGTGAGTTATTATATGTACAACTAGGATTTCAAACAAAATGTTAATGCCAAATAAATTATTGTGGACGGTTCTAGACTACAACACAAAGAGTTTGAATAAGTCTAGACATGTGAACTAGCTTAAATAGGACCTTGAGGCAAGGCAAGAAAAGGGTGCAACCGTGtaatattaatttgttttattatttatttaaattattaaataaatttataatcttatgaaaaattaaataactaaatatttgtttaaaaatgcaaaaaataactataatattttatatacatatatatatatatttaaattctaATATTTACTAGAGAAATGTAATTAGAAATAGATACATAATATTCATAGACACATTCTctagaaattttaaaatattggaaaaaaaaatagaggaaaaatctaaataatatttatgaaattgtttacttttttgaaaaaaagggatatgcacttaaaatatttttatactgtcaATCAATTACAACTATGTATCtaatttaaaacacaattttaatttaaaaaactaatatgatatgacaagtgtaaggattttgattggttTTATATGTAAAATTAGTTTATATTATATATGATTTTGATATGTTAGGTAGTATTCATCTTAGCATGTTATATTATATATgattttgaatattttgtttaattttttaaaatatttttaggttataATTTATATGCAATATAAGTACGAAATTATTAAAGATATGAACTCCGCCACTATAACTCACCATTTAGAGGCGGTTTTGGATTAAATAATTTGAAATATATTATTGAATTCTTTTGAGTGGTCAAGATTTCAACTTTTTTTTCTATGGACTAGAATGCACACAAATTTGTATAAAATGTCGTGTTTAGTTTATTTATAATTCACATAAGATCATATATAATGGTTTATAGATTTAACACCAtaatttttcactttttacaCTCCATATCATCTTCTCttttccacctaataattcaacatccATTCAACTTTTACTTACTACAAtgatttttgtttaataaaattcaatacCCTACCCCACCAGTTTTATTtcatattcatattttgttttatgtttttgtttttgtgattatatattaataataattatcaattgaaattaaatttgaaattaaatttaaataattaagagttaaataatttttttctaatttaataacttatttgaattttatttttctaattttatattttagtagAATTTTGGGTGTTAAAAGATTATTATTGGGATCTATTTTACTAAAAAGATTGTTAGTGCTACAAACAGGATTTTACTTGaggctaaatagaaaaattagagagaaaaatCTCAATCTTTTTCCGTGTCTAAATCTAataaaccaagtctctatttatagaggaaaaaaataataaattttgatgaaaataaaaataaataaaaaattgacttaaaataaaataattaatttcaaataattaaagtgagataaaaaTCTAAACAATTACAACAACCAATAGGATTTTGCAAAGTATTATAGTGGTCTCCGCTTTCTCCTCATTCAACATGTTAAATGTTTTCAACACAAATTAATTCACATCATTTTCAACACTTCATTCAACACTCCATTGCAACTATTCAACTacttaataattttttcaacacctcCATTATACATAGTCtaagaaaaagtaataaaaaatctTTATCCATACCAAATTAGAATAAACTAACTTAGCTGTAATTTACTACAACAAGGGAAATCCTCgtcatatttttgaatcaatgttGATGTTATATTGTTTGATTTGAAGCACCAAGTGGATCAAATGAATCTCAATCTCAACCATTGTGACACAACAAGGGCAATAAATATTGATTATTGTTGTTCATTGGTCGACAGTGTTTGGTTTACCAACATGCAACTTTAAGGTGGCAATGATatcaaaatcatgttttcaaTATTTGGTCATTATTGTTTCTTGAGAATAATCGAGTTAGACACTTccctgatcaaatctattgatattatttattcaaactTAATTTATTCTAAAACATTTGTTGAAATCATGGTGAATATGATTTAGCTCGATGGAAAAGTAATTAGTTTATATGAACTATGACCGTGTttgtatttaattaatatttttaattattggtATTTGACTTAAAACAAGTTAAATTTCATGTTATCTAATAGTGGTTTAGTTCTAGGAGGTTATAGGGGGTGGGAAAAGAAAGTCTAGTAAAGGACGCACTATAAATGGCATAATGAGGCTACCTCGCATAAACCCAATCAAAAGGATTAGTGAAAAAGTCCAAATTAACCACAAGTTTGATCACATGTTTACTCAATTAGAAGAGATACTCTTTGCACCTTTATTGGTTCTCCTCCACCAtcataaaaagttaaaaatatttttagaattcggagatgcatcttcaaacacatatttcatacacACATTTTAGTATTTTGTAAgtgaaacaattttattttttccaaaaatattattaaaaatgtaTCTCCAAATTTCGAATATACAAAAACTACTGTATCTCTTGTCAGTTATCTCCTTTGACTAAGTTAGCACTTATGTTCATAGCCTCCCCTATATCTCTTTTATCTCTAAATACAGTCTCCTGATCTTTTCATTCCGTAACAACTTACTAAGTTTTCATTTCCACTATATAGCATGCCTTAGGGTACAATTACATATACATggcaatattaaaattaaaatcacatAAGTTTCCTTATGGTAGAACTGCTAACTAGATGCTAATGTGATTTTAAGTGtgtccaaaaatatatttttgaataaattattttttagcaATATGAAGTGAATTTAAAATAACGCATTATGTGACTTTGGAAACAAACTTTTAACAATATGGAATGAATCTTATAATAACGCATTCGGATGTGATTTTAAATGCGTCCGtgtatttttagatttttgagCTAATGGGATACACAACTACGGGTGGAAAGAGCAACTCACCTCAATTTGCCACTAAACGTCGAAATTTGAAAAAACTTGCTCGCTAAGCAGGATTTTAATGGTGATATTTCGATGGGACTAGAGCACGCGTTGAAATATGCATTGCTCGTTGAATTCTAGCTCTTTTGCTAAACAAAGCATGTTTGTTAAACCACTTCCATCGACAATATCCCTTTTGATTTTTCTTCTTACAAGTATCTGGTTTGACACTTTTCTTATGTACACTACTATTGTTGTTTTTAGCaactttttcttaaatttttcacACTATTCTACAGAAATACATCTTCCGGCTGAAACAAACACCAATAATGAGAATGAATCAATAGCCCTCCCAACCTCCCTGCATTGAGGTAAAAGTTCCACCATCATTAGCATGTGCATAATCAAGAATTGCTTCTCTAGCACACCTTTCCCACACTCTTGCTACATCCTTAATCAACAGTGGTTCCTCCATTCTACAAAGATTAAATCTCAGCTTTTCTTTTGCTCTCTCAGATAGAGCTCTCAGGTCATCACTGCACGAAATTCGTAACTACTAAGAACTAGATGCATAGTTGCTCAAAGGTATAAATGAAAGAGAATAGAATCCTAGTCTCTAACCTGACTTTCAACGGCAACTCGTCCAGAATGACAAGAGAGCAAGACGGATAACTAGAAGGAATAAGCAAACGTAGTGGTTCGATCAATGACTGCAGAGCCAATATACATAGTTAATGAGATGAAAATCAAATTCTCGATACGAATAGTTCGAAATCGAATGTAAAATCATTCACCTTTTTATCAGCAGTAAAGTGAGATACAAGGTTCTGATTGATAGTCACTGCATTATACAGGATTTTAACAACTAATCCTTCACTTTGATCGGTAGCTGTTCCCACCGCACTTTTAGCATTTTCCTTTTCAGCGATAACCACCTCACAATCGAACAATCGATTGTTTATGTCTTTTATTTCTGCTAAAAGATTCTGATTTTCCTGCTAAAGTTAACCATGTGATAGTAAAGTTCTTCAGTTCTTGTAAGTGGGAAAAGAACAAATAACAATATACTTTTGTAGTAGATTTCAatggtaaaaaaataaaaaagattaccACAGTTAGAGCGCGTTTTCCTTTCGTTGTGAAAGAATTCAAGTCAGATTCTGCAGTGTAAGTGAACTGATTGAAACCTTCACGCATGCTAGGAGTATCAAAGGTGGTTGCAACAAAGCTGCGAGGCATTTTCCATCCTACGGGAACAAATCATTGCAAGTCACAATCTTGCTAATGAACATATCAATATCAAATGCAAATTAAAAACTTCAGTGGCGAGACCGCACCTCCGGGAGTAATGAAGAATGGTAGTCCTTGTTCATCAACCACCTCTCGTATTTCATCATTCAAATGAACCACCTCTTCAATTTCACCAACTGCTGCACTCAGTGCTTCAGGCGAAACGGATTTCAACTGAAAGCAATATCGGATTCATAGATTTTACTACGGATCAGCACACATTTTATGCGTCAATGAAAACACAGATAAGGAGCAGACACGAGTTTTAAAGGCCAACCGCTCTAATCAGCTTCTGCATTGCATGACTTTGCACTTCAGTATTGTGAAATCCTTGATTTTGATCATTGCTTTCTTTAATCAAGGGTAAAATCCTCTCAGTGTTGGTCCTTGTACCAAATGCTTCAGTTGCCGAAATCCTTGGAGCGTCGTTGTTTACACCAAATTCTTGGAGTGCAATGTTTGTCTGTTGTTTGACAGCACTGCTTTCTTTAATCACGGGTAAAATCCTCTCAGTGTTGGTCCTTGAACCAAATGCTTCAGTTGCCGAAATCCTTGGAGCGTTGTAGTTTACACCAAATTCTTGGAGTGCAATATTTGTCTGTTGTTTGACAGCATTGCTCTGGCCTAAGATTGAAATATACAGAAAATAAATGTTTGCTAGCAACCTTACATAGAAGGTCATTTAAAAATCTAGAAAAAAGAGTGAACTAATGGTTACCTTTTACAATTGACGATCGATTTATAATACTGTCTTGTGACCTGCCAATTGGCATTGCAACTCGGTGATCTTGAGAAACCATATCGATCTGCCAAGAAATTCATTGTTAAATGAAGTTTAGTTATTTCAAATACTAGCGCTAAATGGTGATAGTTTTGTTCCGAATATTACCGGTTGAGAAAATATAGAATTGGACGGGCCAGACAGTTGCTTGGATTGCACATCGGGTGACTTGTTGAGAAGATTCATAATGTTTCGTATATATTCATCTGCTTTTCTTACTTGATCCTTCCTATCAGCAGTGATCTGGCTTTTACTCAGTTCAAAGAGTAAAAGAATATTTTCCAATTGAATCTTATGTTTAATATGTTCGGACCATTCTCTTGAAGGATCAACCTAcagaaatttaatataaataagaaaaattagTAGTAAAATTACAAAGAAACCATGCAAATCGGAGATTTCCAGAATAACATTGATTGAAAAAGTCACAAACCTGAAGCTCTTTACAACAGTTTTTGTGAAGTAAAGTGACTGCATAGTAATATCTTTGTTTCAGATATTGAAGCTGCAATGAGAAAGTAACACAAAACTCACTGTCTCTTAGCTCAGCAACAAAGCTACCTATCGTCGACAAAAGATGCCTAAAGCACGCTTCCTTCTCGTTCTCGatactaaattaaaaattaaaatagagcTTAGTGATTACCCTTTCATAAACTTGCTCCTGCCAGTCTCCGTTTGCATCTATTTCTGCTTCAAGAAGTAGAAAAGGAAAACGATAGCATTCAATGAACTGAATGTGTGTTTGTGTTCCGCGTCAAGGGAAGTATCTTAGCATTACTAGTGAAACATACCAGGAAATCAACCAATTCTAAAACCTAAAATACTCTTAACATTATAGAAAGCATATGTAAAGAAGAGAATTCACCTGAGACAGAAGGGTTAGTGATCTTTTTGTTAACTTCAACAGTCCTCGTAGCCCCTGCCTTAATCTTCTTTAACCCGTCTCTCAACAAAGTAATGTACTCTTCCTATTAACAGATTCCATAGGTAAGTTACTTACATGCCTGACCGAACCAGTTATGTGTCAGGTTCCCGAATGAACTGGTTTGACCGGTCAGTTCGGTCCAGATTTTAAAACTACGGTCATATATTGCACACAAAAGCTTAAAGATGATATACCTCGGAATTAGCAGAATCATTGATCTGCGCCTCAAATCGTTTCACACGTTGAAGAACCTCATTATTCGTAAGTTTTAAACTGGGACAACTATGCTTGATTAATTCATTCGCGCTGCAGCGATTATATTACATTTAAAGAGACGGAATCGCGTCAGAATATTGAAGAGCTTCATGAAAGTTACtatatacataaattaaaaagaaaaagcgCAATTCGAATCGTATTTTTATGTAGGCAATGTTTCTTACATGTCTTTTACAATCCTTTTGCGATACGCATCTGGTTTCCATCCTTTCGTCGCAATGTTAGCGACTTGGTTACCACTATCCATTTTCAAATTTGAGTATTTGACCTGAAAGTCATAAAAATTTTCGCCGATCAGTATCAAGAACCATGCTTCTATCCCAATCAGTATCaagaatcaaataaaaataaaggcaCATAGTACACACCTTAATCacgcaagaaagaagagaaaaaagattAGTGAGAGTGTGTTAGTTGTTACAATTTACAAGCGAAATCTTCAAAGACACTTGAATAGTAAGGTCTGTTCTGttcgtttttttctttttctcttgctGCGATTCTCCCGCGTTCGTTTCTGGGTTAGGGTCCGATTTTGTTATTTCAAATGATTACAAAATGTGATTgaacttttctaaaaaaaaaatgtaaaattcatcaacttaaagtattttttttaaataaatatggaTAATTCTATGTTGGATGACGTGCATTACTTTTAGCTCTTAATTTAATCGTTAATTATGTTGTTCAACAATAATCTGTTTTatgtgataaaaaaataataataaccagttttttttaaaacgtaatttattgaaaaagaaataagtGACGGAAAACTTTACTCATTAAAAAGGTTAGTAAAAATGATAGATGGAGAtctaaactattttttaaaagtaaaaataagAAGTGAATTTTACTATGtgtcatattaaaaaaaaaattgacattgaTTAATCTATGCAcatgaatttttttctttaaaatgtgAGATATCTTGAATCTAAATGAGCGTATAGTGGatatctatttaattaaaatatgtgAAATTATCATATTTAgggaaaacataaataaaaagtgTTATGGATTGAGCCTGTGGCTGGCCCACTGTCTGGCAGGGCCCAGTCTAACTCTATATAAAATATTTCATAGAATATTTTTTAGTCTTATTCTAGAATAGAATAAGATATATTCTAACAATGCTTTCTGAGGCACTATAAAGtagtaagtttttttttaaaaaaatatgcgtATTTAATGTATTGAAAGTTATATTTAATGtaaagaaaattgaaatattaatttttataaaaaaatattttttaatttaatatgctTAAAGAACACTCGTTAACAAgactatataattttttatagaaCTATTAAAACACATGTCTCCATTCTCTCTTATTTTAACAATTACAATTTAATATCATAAAGTAAGGCACAAATAAAAAACGCgagtttttttgttaaaaaattttATACAACTTTTGATTAATAAagcatattattaaaatattcaggttccattaaaaataaataatatgaaaaaatttaatgttttttatattttccattttaaaaaaaagtataacgacaacaaaaaaaaaaaaagttggaaTAAATAGTTAGTGAAAGACACACTATAATACATTTTAGAAGTCCATATTGACGTTTTTGTCAAAAAAAGAAGAAGTCCATATTGACGTGTCAGGACAAAATCTTTCATCATGTCAAAATATCACCGGGCCATTATACGTGTCTTTTCAAACTCAattttaagtatttcttattaattattcatttttaaattaaactCTAATTTCAGtaaattttcataaatattttatattgctAACTATTTTAAATCCAAAATCCTAACTAACTTACAATGCATCTATAAttctatattaaataattttaataaatttttataaaatcaaaatatttgcTGATACTCAATTtggtttcattttttattattcttatattaatttaatttccagataattatttaatttaatttataaataaaaataataataataataataaattattaaatccCATCTCAAAAAGGTGACCAAACCGGATATGGTTCCGGTTCGTCCGGTCTAGACCGGTTGTAATACATTTCATAAGTCCACATTTGATAATGACGTGTTAGAACAAAATTTTCCACCATGTCAAAACACCATTGGGCCATTATACGTGTATTTCCAATCtcaattttatttctctttttcttattttcttttttcatctCTCGTCAACAATAAATCAACCAAACCAAATCACGAACTCTTCACAGAAAAATCTTCATCCAAACGCGTAACAGAGAAAATGGACGCCATTGATTCCGTCTTCGATCCACTCAGAGAATTCGCCAAGGACAGCGTTAGGCTCGTTAAGCGTTGCCACAAACCCGATCGCAAAGGTATAACCCTAATTCTCTTGATTTGAATCTATACGCTGTAGATCTTGATcttgattttagttttttttattttttttgaatt
Encoded proteins:
- the LOC131659435 gene encoding mediator of RNA polymerase II transcription subunit 15a-like — protein: MTEEYITLLRDGLKKIKAGATRTVEVNKKITNPSVSEIDANGDWQEQVYERLQYLKQRYYYAVTLLHKNCCKELQVDPSREWSEHIKHKIQLENILLLFELSKSQITADRKDQVRKADEYIRNIMNLLNKSPDVQSKQLSGPSNSIFSQPIDMVSQDHRVAMPIGRSQDSIINRSSIVKGQSNAVKQQTNIALQEFGVNYNAPRISATEAFGSRTNTERILPVIKESSAVKQQTNIALQEFGVNNDAPRISATEAFGTRTNTERILPLIKESNDQNQGFHNTEVQSHAMQKLIRALKSVSPEALSAAVGEIEEVVHLNDEIREVVDEQGLPFFITPGGWKMPRSFVATTFDTPSMREGFNQFTYTAESDLNSFTTKGKRALTVN